A window of Rufibacter sp. LB8 contains these coding sequences:
- a CDS encoding DNA translocase FtsK → MATNTYKREVGNAPRPKNAPRMQNEPKEKVESRAPKAPKEPRAPRKPFVAPQLSFSFLKDRRLQLFVGFFFLLSSLYLAIAFVSFLFTGAADQSVVESVTVDAVKDAGLESENWLGLFGAWVSDYFINRWFGVASFFFIPIIFYIGYKIVFRRTGVTFSSVVTLCLFGLLWGSVTAGYVVLTGKVADSFGFTSGAIGYESAIWLQSLLGWGTGLLLAFLLGMFIMFFFNITTLGRPRTAAASETVDRKKSPFETSEPGVYASPSVGMNHLSNPSGTFDELEEEDEQEDEPEFEAPFTVRNQLQVAEPQEELVEETAAPEEDLFAVNTLSPTPKAAAIASVPLALELEHAEEELFEEAPLAEPEPEVDLAIAKPVLDEESDELVSENYDPTLDLPRYQYPSIDLLTDYGVGKVQVTKEELEANKDKIVETLGNYSIGIASIKATIGPTVTLYEIVPEAGVRISKIKSLEDDIALSLAALGIRIIAPIPGKGTIGIEVPNKKKEMVSIKSILSTEKFLKSEMELPIAFGKTITNEVFITDLAKMPHLLMAGATGQGKSVGLNAILTSLLYKRHPSQLKFVLVDPKKVELSLFNKIERHFLAKLPDTDEAIITDTKKVVNTLNSLCMEMDQRYDLLKDAGCRNLKEYNLKFVERRLNPKKGHKFMPYIVLVIDELADLMMTAGKEVETPIARLAQLARAIGIHLVVATQRPSVNVITGIIKANFPARISFKVTSKIDSRTILDTGGADQLIGQGDMLFSLGSDLIRVQCAFVDTPEVDRICDFIGEQQGYSDAYLLPEFVGDESGNDKAEFDPSNKDAMFEEAARIVVTHQQGSTSLLQRRLKLGYNRAGRLIDQLEAAGIVGPFEGSKAREVLIPDEYSLEQLLNTMQP, encoded by the coding sequence ATGGCTACGAATACATATAAACGTGAAGTGGGAAATGCGCCTCGGCCTAAAAATGCGCCGCGCATGCAGAACGAGCCGAAGGAAAAGGTAGAAAGCCGCGCGCCCAAAGCGCCTAAAGAACCCAGGGCGCCCCGCAAGCCGTTTGTCGCGCCGCAGCTTTCTTTTTCGTTTCTGAAAGACCGCCGGCTGCAGCTGTTTGTGGGCTTTTTCTTTTTGCTTTCCTCGCTGTATCTGGCCATTGCGTTTGTGTCGTTTCTGTTCACGGGCGCGGCAGACCAGAGCGTGGTGGAGTCGGTGACGGTAGATGCGGTCAAAGACGCCGGGCTGGAATCTGAGAACTGGCTGGGCTTGTTCGGGGCCTGGGTGTCTGACTATTTCATCAACCGCTGGTTTGGGGTCGCCTCGTTTTTCTTCATTCCCATCATCTTTTACATAGGCTATAAAATTGTGTTCCGGCGCACGGGAGTCACATTTTCATCGGTGGTTACCTTGTGTTTGTTCGGGTTGCTGTGGGGTAGCGTGACGGCGGGTTACGTGGTCTTGACCGGCAAAGTAGCCGACAGTTTCGGGTTTACCAGCGGCGCCATTGGCTATGAAAGCGCCATCTGGCTGCAGAGTCTGCTAGGCTGGGGAACGGGTTTGCTGCTGGCTTTTCTGCTGGGCATGTTCATCATGTTCTTTTTCAACATCACCACTTTGGGCAGACCAAGAACTGCTGCAGCTTCAGAAACCGTGGACCGCAAAAAATCGCCGTTTGAGACCTCTGAGCCAGGAGTGTATGCATCGCCGTCGGTGGGTATGAATCATCTGAGCAATCCTTCGGGCACGTTTGACGAGCTGGAGGAAGAGGATGAGCAAGAAGACGAGCCGGAATTTGAAGCGCCTTTCACCGTCAGAAACCAGTTGCAGGTAGCAGAACCCCAGGAAGAACTGGTGGAAGAAACGGCTGCCCCTGAAGAAGATTTGTTCGCGGTGAACACCTTGAGTCCCACGCCCAAAGCCGCCGCTATTGCTTCGGTGCCCTTGGCTTTGGAATTGGAGCACGCCGAAGAGGAACTGTTTGAGGAAGCACCCTTGGCTGAGCCTGAACCTGAAGTGGATTTGGCCATTGCCAAGCCCGTTTTAGACGAAGAATCTGACGAACTGGTGAGTGAAAATTATGACCCCACGTTGGATTTGCCGCGCTACCAATACCCCAGCATTGACCTGCTCACTGACTACGGTGTGGGCAAAGTGCAGGTGACCAAAGAAGAACTGGAAGCCAACAAAGACAAGATTGTGGAGACGCTGGGCAACTACAGCATTGGGATTGCGAGTATCAAAGCCACCATTGGGCCTACGGTTACGCTGTATGAAATTGTGCCGGAGGCGGGCGTGCGAATCTCCAAAATCAAGAGCCTGGAAGACGATATCGCCCTAAGTTTAGCGGCCTTGGGTATTCGGATCATTGCGCCAATCCCGGGCAAAGGAACCATTGGTATTGAGGTGCCGAACAAGAAAAAGGAGATGGTCTCCATCAAATCCATCCTGAGCACTGAGAAATTCCTGAAAAGCGAAATGGAACTGCCCATCGCCTTCGGAAAGACCATCACCAACGAAGTCTTTATCACTGATTTGGCCAAAATGCCTCACTTATTGATGGCCGGTGCCACGGGCCAAGGGAAGTCAGTTGGTTTGAATGCCATCTTAACGTCGCTGCTGTACAAACGCCATCCGTCGCAGTTGAAATTTGTGCTGGTAGACCCCAAGAAGGTAGAATTGTCACTTTTCAATAAGATTGAGCGTCACTTTTTGGCCAAGCTGCCAGATACAGATGAAGCGATTATCACCGATACCAAGAAAGTGGTGAACACGCTGAATTCGCTCTGTATGGAGATGGACCAGCGCTATGATTTGCTCAAAGACGCCGGTTGCCGCAACCTGAAGGAATACAACCTCAAGTTTGTGGAGCGCCGCCTGAACCCGAAGAAGGGGCACAAGTTCATGCCCTACATTGTGTTGGTGATTGACGAGTTGGCCGACTTGATGATGACCGCCGGTAAAGAGGTGGAAACACCTATCGCGCGTCTGGCGCAGTTGGCACGGGCTATCGGGATTCACTTGGTAGTCGCCACACAGCGTCCATCTGTGAACGTAATCACGGGTATTATTAAGGCGAACTTTCCGGCGCGTATTTCATTTAAAGTAACGTCTAAAATTGACTCGCGCACCATTCTGGACACCGGCGGCGCCGACCAGTTGATTGGCCAAGGTGATATGCTCTTCTCACTGGGTTCAGATTTGATACGCGTGCAATGTGCGTTCGTGGATACGCCGGAAGTGGATAGAATTTGTGATTTCATTGGCGAGCAGCAGGGCTATTCAGACGCGTACCTTTTGCCGGAATTTGTGGGCGATGAATCTGGCAATGACAAAGCCGAATTCGACCCGAGCAACAAAGACGCCATGTTTGAGGAAGCCGCCCGCATTGTCGTCACGCACCAGCAAGGCAGCACGTCTCTATTGCAGCGCAGATTAAAACTGGGTTACAACCGCGCGGGCCGTTTAATTGACCAGCTGGAAGCTGCCGGTATTGTAGGCCCGTTTGAAGGCAGCAAGGCCCGCGAAGTTTTAATTCCCGACGAATACAGTTTGGAACAGTTATTGAATACCATGCAACCGTAA
- a CDS encoding quinone-dependent dihydroorotate dehydrogenase: protein MYKNLIRPLLFKLDPEKVHHLTTNALKTAYSLPLAKSISKSLFQVEDKRLEREVFGLKFPNPVGLAAGFDKDARMIDEFAELGFGFIEIGTLTPKPQEGNPKPRLFRLPQDGAIINRMGFNNEGVDQAVERLRSRKSSVIVGGNIGKNKVTPNEQALQDYLYCFEALYDVADYFVVNVSSPNTPDLRALQEKEPLLDLLSNLQNRNQGKAKPKPLLLKIAPDLNHAQLDDIVEIAVQTNLSGVIATNTTISRAGLQTSAKAVTQIGMGGLSGKPLTNASTEVLRYLRKNLPEQVRLVGVGGIMTPEDALEKLAAGADLIQLYTGFIYEGPGLIKQINQRLLQK from the coding sequence GTGTACAAAAACCTGATCAGACCGCTGCTTTTCAAGCTGGACCCCGAGAAAGTCCACCACCTCACCACCAACGCCCTCAAAACCGCATACAGCTTGCCCTTGGCCAAGTCCATCAGCAAAAGTCTGTTTCAGGTAGAGGACAAACGGCTGGAGCGCGAAGTCTTCGGGCTGAAATTCCCCAATCCGGTGGGTCTGGCGGCAGGCTTCGACAAAGACGCGCGCATGATTGACGAGTTCGCGGAGCTGGGGTTTGGGTTCATTGAGATTGGCACGCTCACGCCCAAACCGCAGGAAGGCAACCCCAAACCGCGTTTGTTTAGGTTGCCGCAGGACGGCGCCATCATCAACCGCATGGGCTTCAACAACGAAGGCGTGGACCAGGCCGTGGAACGCTTGCGCAGCCGCAAGAGCAGCGTAATCGTGGGCGGAAACATCGGCAAAAACAAAGTCACGCCCAACGAACAGGCGCTGCAGGATTATCTCTATTGTTTTGAAGCGCTGTATGACGTGGCAGATTATTTTGTGGTGAACGTGAGTTCGCCCAACACGCCAGATTTGCGCGCGCTGCAGGAAAAAGAACCGCTGCTGGATTTGCTCAGCAACCTCCAGAACCGAAACCAAGGCAAAGCCAAACCCAAGCCGCTGCTCCTAAAAATTGCCCCAGACCTGAACCACGCGCAACTGGATGACATTGTGGAGATTGCCGTGCAGACCAACCTCTCCGGCGTCATCGCCACCAACACCACCATCAGCCGGGCGGGCTTGCAGACTTCGGCGAAAGCCGTTACACAAATTGGCATGGGCGGCTTGAGCGGAAAACCGCTGACCAACGCGTCTACTGAGGTGCTTCGCTACCTTCGTAAAAATCTACCGGAGCAGGTGCGATTGGTTGGCGTTGGCGGTATTATGACCCCAGAAGATGCGCTGGAAAAACTAGCCGCCGGGGCAGATTTGATTCAGTTGTACACGGGCTTTATCTATGAAGGCCCTGGTTTGATTAAGCAGATTAATCAGCGGTTGTTGCAGAAATAG